The genomic stretch GCCCCGTCACCCGGCTCAGCACGTCGCCCGCCTGGCGCATCTCCTCGCGGATCACCTCGGGCCCGTACTGGCTCATGTTGATCTGCCGGTACCCCAGGCTGCCCACTTCGTGACCGTCGGCCGCCATGCGGCGGAGCAGCTCGGGGTACTCGGCCGCCCAGGCGCCGGAGACGAAGAAGACGGCCTGCACGTGCTCCTCGTGCAGGACGTCCAGCACCTGCATGGCCACCTGCTGGCCCCAGGCCACGTCGAAGGTGAGCACCAGCTCCGGTTGCCGCGTCGCCACCCGCTCCAGCGGGCCGGGACGACCCGCTGTCGGCAACTCCGCGGCCAGCCGGAGGCCGCCCTCCAACAAGAGGAGCAAACCCAGCAGGCCGGCCAGGAGGGCGGCGCGGCGGCGGACTGCGTGCCCCAGGTCGAGGTGGAGGACGAACACGCGGGCGGCACCCCCCGCCCGGCCCTGCGGGCCAGGCCACGCTCAAGGGTATGCCCCCCGCCACCGTGCTAGCCCAGGTGGCCCAGCCGCCGGACCAGCCTCCGCCGCCTCCGCTCCAGCTCCTCCAGCCGCAGCGCGGCGCCCGGCAGCCGGCGTGCCGCCTCCGCGTGGAGCGCCCGCTCCACCACCTCCAGGGCGCGGCCGGGCGAGCGCAGGCGGTGCTCGTACAGCTTGGCCAGCGCCACGTAGGCCTCGAAGGGTGCCAGCGGCGAGGGGTC from Bacillota bacterium encodes the following:
- a CDS encoding polysaccharide deacetylase family protein, which encodes MFVLHLDLGHAVRRRAALLAGLLGLLLLLEGGLRLAAELPTAGRPGPLERVATRQPELVLTFDVAWGQQVAMQVLDVLHEEHVQAVFFVSGAWAAEYPELLRRMAADGHEVGSLGYRQINMSQYGPEVIREEMRQAGDVLSRVTGRQPRFFRAPNGDYSSAVVQTAVQEGYVPVRWSLDSQDWLGPGTDYIRRRVLRLARPGDLILMNANDTDSQTPLALRQIIQGLREKGFRFVTLSRLLADAGVRPAPAPAR